A single Pseudomonas putida DNA region contains:
- a CDS encoding cation:proton antiporter, which yields MHAISFIQDLAVIMLVAGVVTILFHRLKQPVVLGYIVAGFIIGPHTPPFGLIHDEDTIKTLAELGVIFLMFCLGLEFSLRKLFKVGATAFIAAFLEIVLMIWIGFEIGRWFGWNTMDSLFLGAILAISSTTIIVKALNDLKMKNERFAQLIFGVLIVEDILGIGIIALLSGIAVSGSVSSGEVFSTVGKLSLFMIVALVIGILLVPRLLAYVAKFESNEMLLITVLGLCFGFCLLVVKLEYSMVLGAFLIGAIMAESRQLLKIERLIEPVRDLFSAIFFVAIGLMIDPQVLVDYAWPIVVITLAVVLGKMLSCGMGAFIAGNDGRTSLRVGMGLSQIGEFSFIIAALGMTLQVTSDFLYPVAVAVSAITTLLTPYLIRAADPLSQKLGNVVPRRLARVLSLYGEWLRNIQPQGESAMLAAMIRRILLQVGVNLALVIAIFFSGGYFAGRIGDWLNEWVTDVSQQKALIWGAALLLSLPFLIAAYRKLKALSMLLAEMGVKPEMAGRHTQRVRRVVAEVIPLLSLLVIFLLLSALSASILPTSELLLVIAVVAAVVVSLLWRWFIRVHSRMQIALLETLENSRDHSH from the coding sequence ATGCATGCCATCAGCTTCATCCAGGACCTGGCAGTGATCATGCTGGTCGCTGGTGTGGTGACGATTCTCTTTCATCGCCTGAAGCAGCCTGTGGTGCTGGGCTACATCGTTGCGGGTTTCATCATCGGCCCGCATACCCCGCCGTTCGGCCTGATCCACGATGAAGACACGATCAAGACCCTGGCCGAGCTGGGGGTGATTTTCCTGATGTTCTGCCTGGGCCTGGAGTTCAGCCTGCGCAAGCTGTTCAAGGTGGGTGCCACGGCATTCATCGCGGCGTTCCTGGAAATCGTCCTGATGATCTGGATCGGGTTCGAGATTGGCCGATGGTTCGGCTGGAATACCATGGACTCGCTGTTCCTTGGCGCGATCCTGGCTATTTCGTCGACCACCATCATCGTCAAGGCACTGAACGACCTGAAGATGAAGAACGAGCGCTTCGCGCAGCTCATCTTCGGCGTGCTGATCGTCGAGGACATCCTCGGCATCGGCATCATCGCCTTGCTATCCGGCATCGCCGTCAGTGGCTCGGTCAGCTCCGGCGAAGTGTTTTCGACAGTCGGCAAGCTGTCGTTGTTCATGATCGTCGCGCTGGTCATCGGCATTCTGCTGGTGCCACGACTACTGGCCTACGTCGCGAAATTCGAAAGTAACGAGATGTTGCTGATTACCGTACTGGGCCTGTGCTTCGGCTTCTGCCTGTTGGTAGTCAAGCTGGAATACAGCATGGTGCTGGGGGCCTTCCTGATCGGTGCAATCATGGCCGAGTCGCGCCAGCTGCTGAAGATCGAACGCCTGATCGAGCCCGTGCGCGACCTGTTCAGCGCGATTTTCTTCGTCGCCATCGGCCTGATGATTGATCCGCAGGTGCTGGTCGACTATGCCTGGCCGATCGTGGTCATCACCTTGGCGGTGGTGCTGGGCAAAATGCTGTCGTGCGGCATGGGCGCATTCATTGCCGGTAACGATGGCCGTACCTCGCTGCGGGTGGGTATGGGCCTTTCGCAGATAGGCGAATTCTCCTTCATCATCGCGGCCCTGGGGATGACCTTACAGGTCACCAGCGACTTCCTTTACCCGGTGGCTGTGGCTGTTTCGGCCATCACCACGCTGCTGACACCTTACCTTATTCGCGCCGCCGATCCGCTTTCGCAGAAGCTTGGCAACGTCGTGCCACGGCGCCTGGCGCGGGTGCTGTCACTTTATGGGGAATGGTTGCGCAACATTCAGCCACAAGGTGAAAGCGCCATGCTGGCAGCGATGATCAGGCGCATCCTGCTGCAGGTCGGCGTCAATCTGGCGCTGGTGATCGCGATCTTCTTCAGTGGCGGTTATTTCGCCGGGCGCATCGGCGATTGGCTAAACGAGTGGGTGACTGATGTCAGCCAGCAGAAGGCGCTGATCTGGGGCGCGGCGTTGCTGCTGTCGCTGCCGTTCCTGATTGCCGCCTATCGCAAGCTGAAGGCACTGTCGATGCTGTTGGCAGAGATGGGAGTGAAGCCAGAAATGGCCGGGCGGCACACCCAGCGCGTGCGTCGCGTGGTTGCCGAGGTGATTCCGTTGCTGTCGCTGCTGGTGATCTTTCTGCTGCTGTCGGCATTGTCGGCAAGCATTCTGCCGACCAGCGAACTGTTGCTGGTGATCGCAGTGGTCGCGGCGGTGGTGGTGTCGTTGCTGTGGCGCTGGTTTATCCGCGTGCATTCACGGATGCAGATCGCCTTGCTGGAGACGCTGGAGAACAGTCGCGATCATTCGCACTGA